The nucleotide sequence ATAATTGTTGATATTCTTGGCTAAAAACTCTTGCCCAAGTGATATAATCCGACTTATGCGATAAAATTGGTACACCATCAGTTTGCCCGTCTTCTTGATCGAGTTGATGGGCAAATTCATGTAAAATGACATTGTGTCCATCCTGCCAATGGTCAAGGTCCCATCGAATCTGCTCATAAGATAGCACCACTTGACCGCCTTTTCCCCAGGATTCGCCGCTTAAAATTTGTCTTTGTTCTGCTTGTATATAATCGTAAGGTGAGCTAGTTCTGTTGACAATAAAAATGCTAGGATACACTAAGATAGAATAGAGCTTAGGATAATATTCTCCCCTTTCATTAAGTAACAACAAGCAAGCTTGAGCCGCAATCGTTAGTTTAACTTCTTCAGTAATTTTAAACCCTTGACAGCCTATAAATTGTTTTTCTGCTAAAAAAACCTGTATATGTCCCTGTAGCCGCTTTTGTAGAGAGCTTGACAACTCAGGATAAACTCGAGAATGGGTTTGCAAAAAAACTAGCCAATCTAA is from Gloeothece verrucosa PCC 7822 and encodes:
- a CDS encoding zinc-dependent peptidase; translated protein: MIPTVVLGLVLGIIITFIWGKSLLTRLRRESLKKKPFPLDWLVFLQTHSRVYPELSSSLQKRLQGHIQVFLAEKQFIGCQGFKITEEVKLTIAAQACLLLLNERGEYYPKLYSILVYPSIFIVNRTSSPYDYIQAEQRQILSGESWGKGGQVVLSYEQIRWDLDHWQDGHNVILHEFAHQLDQEDGQTDGVPILSHKSDYITWARVFSQEYQQLCQQIKQGKKTVINEYGATHPAEFFAVATETFFEKPQQLLRKHPRLYEVLKNYYQLDPLLWC